The genome window AAGCCGTCCGCTATCTCGCCGCATGGCAGCCGCCGGACGATCCGGTCGCGCTGCTGCCGAATCTCGAAGTCGTGTTCTCGGTCGGCGCCGGCATCGACCAGTTCGACCTGTCGCGCGTGCCTGCGCACATCCCTGTCGTGCGGATGATCGAACCGGGCATCGTCGAAGGGATGGTCGAATACGTGACGCAGGCCGTGCTGACGATCCATCGCGACCTGTTCGACTACGCGGCCCAGCAGCGCGACCAGGTGTGGCGCGAGCATCCGGTGCGCGCGGCCGCGTCGCGGCGCGTCGGCGTGCTCGGGCTCGGCACGCTCGGCCAGGCGGTGCTCGACACGCTGCGGCGCTTCGGTTTCCCGTGCGCCGGCTGGAGCCGCACGCCGCGCACGCTCGACGGCGTCGACTGTCATGCAGGCGATGCGGCGCTCGACGCGTTCCTCGCCCGCACCGACATCCTGATCTGCCTGCTGCCGCTCACCGACGGCACGCGCGGGCTGCTCGGCGCGCGCGTGTTCGACGCGCTGCCGGCCGGCGCGTCGCTCGTGCAGGTCGGGCGCGGGCCGCAACTGGATTCGGCGGCGCTGCTCGCGGCGCTCGCGAGCGGCCGCCTCGACAGCGCGATCCTCGACGTGACGGATCCCGAACCGCTGCCGGCCGGCCATCCGTTCTGGACGCATCCGCGCATTCGCATCACGCCGCACATCGCCAGCGCGACGCGGCCCGACACCGCGGTCGACGCCGTGCTCGCGAACCTCGCCCGCCATCGCGCGGGCCAGCCGATGATCGGCGTCGTCGATCGCGCGCGCGGCTACTGACGTGCACGCCCGGCCCGTCGGGCGCGCAGCAGAAAATGCCGAAGCGCCCCGCCCAAACGCCGCGCGCATACGTTTCGGGCCGCAAATTGAAGACGCATGCGGATTTCTCGCCCGGTAGCATGAACTCACCGCTGACACCTGACGAGAGTCCCGCCTTCCCATGAACCAAGCCGCGCTGATCGAAGCCGATCGTCAACACCTGATCCATCCCGTCGTCAACTACCGTGCGCACGAGGCGCGCGGCGTCACCGTGCTGGAATCCGCGGACGGCGTGTTCCTGCGCGACGCCGCGGGCCACACGCTGCTCGACGCGTTCTCGGGCCTGTGGTGCGTGAACGTCGGCTACGGCCGCGACAGCATCGTGAAAGCCGCCGCCGACCAGATGGCGAAGCTGCCCTACGCGACCGGTTATTTCCATTTCGGCTCGCAGCCGGCGATCGAGCTCGCCGAACGGCTCGCGGCGCTCGCGCCGCCGTCGCTGAACCGCGTGTACTTCACGCTCGGCGGCTCGGACGCGATCGACTCGGCGGTGCGTTTCATCACGCATTATTTCAACGCGACCGGCCGCCCGTCGAAAAAGCAGATGATCGCGCTGGAACGCGGCTATCACGGCTCGTCGTCGATCGGCGCCGGCCTCACCGCGCTGCCGGCGTTCCACCGTCACTTCGACCTGCCGCGCGCGGACCAGCACCATATTCCGTCGCCGTACCCGTACCGCCATCCGCTCGGCGACGATCCGCAGGCGCTGATCGCCGCGTCGGTCGCCGCGCTCGAAGCGAAGGTCGCCGAGCTCGGCGCGGACAACGTCGCCGCATTCTTCTGCGAACCGGTGCAGGGTTCCGGCGGCGTGATCGTGCCGCCGGCCGGCTGGCTCAAGGCGATGCGCGACGCGTGCCGGCGCCTCGGCATCCTGTTCGTCGCCGACGAGGTGATCACCGGCTTCGGCCGCACGGGCCCGCTGTTCGCATGCGAGGCCGAACAGGTCGACCCGGACCTGATGACCGTCGCGAAGGGCCTGACCGCCGGCTATGCGCCGATGGGCGCGGTGCTGATGTCCGACGAAATCTACGAAGGAATCGCGGGCGAGCGCGCCGATACGCCCGTGGTCGGCCACGGCCATACGTATTCCGCGCATCCGGTCAGCGCGGCGATCGGCCTCGAGGTGCTGAAGCTCTATCACGAAGGCGGGCTGCTCGCGAACGGCCAGGCGATGGCGCCGCGCTTCGCCGCGGGGCTCGACGCGCTGCGCGCGCATCCGCTCGTCGGCGACGCACGTTCGGTCGGCCTGCTCGGCGCACTCGAACTGGTGACCGACAAGGCCCGCAAGACGCGCTTCGACGCGGCGCTGAACGTGCCGGACAAGATCGCGGCCGCCGCGTACGCGAACGGCGTGGTGTTTCGCGCGTTCGGCGACGGCGTGCTCGGCTTCGCGCCGGCACTGAGTTTCACCGCGGGCGAGTTCGACCTGCTGTTCGAACGCGTGCGCAAGACGCTCGACGACGTGCTGGCCGACGCGGGCGTGCAGCGCGCGCTCGACGCCGCGCACGCGCTGCCGGCCTGACGCGCCAAGGGAAAGCCGGGCTTGTGGCCGCCATCGTTCGACTCTAAAGTAACCGGACATTCCATTTTTGCCCTTTCACGTGAACATGACGGACAGCAAGCTGGATCGCATCGACCTGCGCATCCTCTCCCAGTTGCAGAAGCGCGGCCGCATGACCAACGTCGAGCTGGCCGATGCGGTCGGGCTGTCGCCCAGTCCATGCCTGATCCGCGTGAAGCGGCTCGAGAAGGCCGGCTACATCGGCGGCTACGGCGCGCACATCCAGCTCGAGAAACTCGGCGACGTGCAGGTCGTGTTTACCGAGGTCACGCTGGCCGACCATCGGCGCGAGGATTTCGACCGCTTCGTCGCGGCGATCCGCAACGTCGACGAGATCGTCGAATGCCACCTCGCGAGCGGCGGCTACGACTATCTGCTGAAGTTCATCACGCGCAGCGTGAGCCATTACCAGACGATCGTCGAAGGGCTGCTCGAGCAGAACATCGGCATCGAGAAGTATTTCAGTTACGTGATCATCAAGTCGCCGTTCGTCAAACGGCACTACCCGCTCGAATCGCTGTTCGGCGAACGTCACTGACACCCGGCGTGCGTCGCCCCGTCACGCGGCAGTCGGCTGTCCGCGCGGGCGGAGTCGCGCCCGCCGCGCGCAGCCAGCGTCGCCGAACCGCTTCATTCAAGGAACTGTCATGCCGCTTACGCTGTCCCGAACCGAACTCGTTCGCACCGCCAACCTGATCGACGGCGCCTGGCGCGATGCGCTCGACGGCCGCCGCTTCGCCGTCACCGATCCGGCCACGCTGGAGACCGTTGCCCATGCACCCGACAGCGGCGCCGCCGACGCCCGCGCGGCGACCGACGCCGCGGCGCGCGCGCTGCCTGCGTGGCGCGCGACGCCCGCGCGCGAACGGGCCGCGATCCTGCGTGCCTGGCATGCGGCGATCGTCGCGCACACCGACGATCTCGCGAAGCTGATATCGCGCGAACAGGGCAAGCCGCTTGCCGAAGCGCGCGGCGAAGTCGCGTACGGCGCGTCGTACGTGCTGTGGTTCGCGGAGGAAGCGACGCGCACGTACGGCGACCTGATCCCGCAGCAGCAGCGCGGCAAGCGGCTCAGCGCGGTGAAGGAGCCGATCGGCGTCGTCGCCGCGATCACGCCGTGGAATTTCCCGCTCGCGATGATCGCGCGCAAGATCGCGCCCGCGCTCGCGGCCGGCTGCACGGTCGTCGCGAAGCCGGCGGAGGACACGCCGCTGACCGCGCTCGCGCTCGCGTTTCTCGCGCAGGAAGCCGGCGTGCCGCCCGGCGTGCTGAACCTGATCGCGGCGTCGCGCGAACGCGGCATCGACGCCGCGGCCGACTGGCTCGCCGACGCCCGCGTGCGCAAGATCACGTTCACCGGCTCGACGTCCGTCGGCAAGCTGCTCGCGCGCGAATCCGCGGCGACGTTGAAGAAGCTGTCGCTCGAACTCGGCGGCAATGCGCCGTTCATCGTGTTCGACGACGCCGAGCTCGATGCCGCGGTCGACGGGCTGATGGCCGCCAAGTTCCGCAACGGCGGGCAAACGTGCGTGTCGCCGAATCGCGTGTACGTGCAAGCCGGCGTCTACGACGCGTTCGCCGCGAAACTCGCCGCGCGCGTCGCCGCGCTGAAGGTCGCGCCGGCGACCGATCCGGCCGCGCAGATCGGCCCGATGATCAACGCGCGTGCGGTCGACAAGATCGCGCGCCACGTCGGCGACGCCGTCGAGCGCGGCGCACGCGTGCTGACGGGCGGCCAGCGCCTGAGCGAGCTCGGCCCGAACTATTACACGCCGACGGTGCTCGCCGACGCCACCGCCGACATGCAGCTGACCTGCGAGGAAACCTTCGGCCCGGTCGCCGCGCTGTTTCGCTTCGAGTCCGAGGACGAAGCCGTCGATGCCGCGAACGACACGCCGTTCGGGCTCGCCGCGTATTTCTACACGCAGGACGTGCGGCGCATCGCGCGCGTGTCGGCGCGGCTCGAGACGGGCATCGTCGGGATCAACGAAGGCGCGCTCGCGAGCGAGGCCGCGCCGTTCGGCGGCGTGAAGGAATCGGGCTATGGTCGCGAAGGCTCGCGTTATGGGCTCGACGATTATCTGTCGATCAAGTACCTGTGTCAGGGCGGGCTCGACTGAACCGGCGTCGCCGCGCGTCCGATTTCCCGTTGCGCTTTCCGCACCCGCCGGCCTGTCCTTGCGGGTGCGGGCGCCGCGAAGCGGTCGGCGCGGGCGTCATGCCGAATCATGCGTGCCCGACGCGCCGTCCCGTCGTCCGCGGCGGCCCCGCATTCGCTGCCCCGTGTAAAAACGCATTGCCAACCGGAATTTGTGTGCGCATCGTCGGCGGAAGCTTCGTCTATCGCCCCACTCGCCATGCATTCCGCTCCGCTGCCGAAGATGTCGCGCCACGGGTCGCCTTCGCCGTGCTTGCAGTCAAGATCACTACATTTTTTCCTTCATACCCGAATTGATCAGCCACCAGTTGACGGGATAGCTGGTGGCGAACCCTGCCAGCATCGCGAGCTGCATCGCGAACCAGAATTCGGGGCTCGCAACTTTCGCGATACCCCCATAAACCGGCTTGAACCACAGGAACTGAATGATGGCCATCAAGCCGTACATGCCTACCTGCCAAGCAGTAATCGACGCGATATCGGCTCTGACGGCCGCAATCAAACCTGCGCCTACCGAAAGCCCACGCATCGGTTTGATCGTGAAGTACTGGAAAACGATGCCGAACAGAAAGGCGGCGATGAAATCGGGGATCCAGACGGCAAACGTTTTTTCATTGAACACCGTGTGCCAACCGAACCAGACTGCCAAGGAGGGGAAGGCAAAAGCCGACCACTCGACGATGATGTCTCCGAGCGTACAGCCCGCGCCGCAGTGACTCGTGCCCTTCATCACCATCGCGACGAACGGCTGTTCGTCGGCGTCGTGTCCCGCGTCCGTGATATTCCGTCCCCACACGTAGTAGGCGGCAAACCACAAGACCGTCCCGAACAACGCCGTCAGGGGCCAGACGACGTTCATGATCCACATCTTCTGAGGATGCCGAACTTCGTCAACGACGATTGCAACGGCACAGACCGCACCCAAAATGATCCAGGTGACCGATAGCGTATGCAGCCAAGGTGGAAAGGTTCCGTAAATCATCGATATTCCTGCTGGCGAGTCAAATGCCGAACAGCCAGCAAGGCACGTTCCGTTCCGAGGGGAAGTTTTCCGTCGTCAGGGCGGCCGATTCACTTGGCCGAGTGTCGTCTCTTGGCCGGCTGCAGTCGGACGTGTTCGGCTGTTGCCGACCCAGAACGGCCCTTCAGATTTATCCAAAGCGGCCAATCGTTGTGACGTGCGGCGGGGTTTTATAGCCACGCTCGATGAGTATCTTGGCCTCGGCGCGACTGCGAAATCATTCCCGATTAAATCGCTTCTCCCGCAGCGTGCCGTTGGAACCTTCAACGGAGTCGTTCTGCCAAGGGCGGCAAGAACGGACACAGCGTGTACGATCTGGTCTTCAAGAAAACCATCCAAGGAGAGAGGAATGAATCCGGAACAGGCCCGAGCCGAAGAAACCCAGGCGATGGAGCGCATGGTGGCCGCCACGCTGCGCGTGCAGAGTACGTTCGCCTCGATGCAGAAGCAATTTCCGCCGCAAGGCAGCGGCGAGCCTTCGCCGTTCGCGCTGCAAACCTTTGATGCCGCCCTGCAGGAACTTGAAGACGCACAGGCCGCGTTCGATGCGCTGCTGAACGATCTGATCGACGGTAACCGCTAAAGGCTACGCCCGTATCCGCACCGATTGTCGACGATCTAAAAAGCTGTGTCGAACGGCCGTTCGTGGCCGCATGCCGCCCGACGCGTTTAGCTATAACCGTCCCGCAGAAGACGCGCGCCATTCCCGAAACCGGCTTTGAGACCGCTTGACGCTCCCGGGCGCGACCTGCCTCCCTACCGCCTGCACAACGCCTGAGCCAGCGCATCCCCCGCAGCCAGAATATGCGCGGACAGAGCCGCACACGCTGCGTCCACATCCCCATCACGTATTGCCCGAACGATATCCCGATGCTCGTCGTTCGAGCGATCCTGCCAGTCCAGTTGCTGCCACGTCGCATACAAATGCCGTGCGCTGGCCCGATGCATGTCGCCAATCGCGGCGATGAGCCGCGGCATCCCGCACCGCGCGGTCAATGCGCGATGAAACCTCAGATTCAGCGTACCCAGCACGGCTATGCCGTGCGCCGCCGCCTCCTGATCGAGGATCGCATCGAGTTCCTCCAGCGCACGTGCGTCGAGAGCAGGCATCGCCTCGCGCAGCGCCAGCGCCTCGAAAGCGGCGCGCATCTTGGCCATTTCAAGCACGTCCGCCGGCTCGAGCGGCGCCGCCCGCACGCCTCGTCGCGGTTCCACCACGGCCAACCCCTGCGCTTCCAGCCGTCTGAACGCCTCGCGCACCGGCACATGGCTCGCGCCGAACTCCGCCGCGATGTGGTCCTGACGCAGCCACTCCCCCGGCGCGATGACGCCCGAGATGATGCGGTCCGCCAATGCGGCAGCGATCCGATCGGCCAGCGAGCGATCGTCCTTGACTTCAACCTTCATGCCGACCACCATGCATATATTATCTATTAAATAGTAACAAGATCGGAGGCTCGATGCGCCACCACCGTCCTGTGCGTCTGCAGCACATTGCCGGCATCGGCGTCGATCGTATGGGTTCGATCGCCGATCGTGCCGACGTCGACCTCTTGCGACTCGAAAATCTCGATACCGACATCCCACCCACTTCGGAAGCGCTCGCCTTCACCCGAGACGCAATCCAGCGAGACTCGGCCAATTCATATTTGCCCTTCGTCGGTCAGGATCGGCTACGCGCAAGCGCTGCCGCTCACGTATCGGCGCTTTCGGGGCAACGCTTCACGGCCGACCAGGTGGTGGTGTCGGCCGGCGGACTCTCCGGCATTCTGAATACGCTGCTCGCCACCGTCGAGACCGGCGACGAAGTCATCGTCACCGACCCGACGTACGCGGGTCTGCTGAACCGCGTCCGCCTTGCAGGCGGTGTGCCCCGGCAAGTCCCGTTCGCCTTCACGCCGGGCGGCGAATGGAAGCTGGACCGGGCCGCGCTGCGGGCAGCGATCGGTCCGAAAACGCGGGCCATGCTGCTGATGTCTCCGTCGATGCCGTCGGGGGGCGTCTTCGATGCGTCCGACTGGCAACTGATCGCGAGCCTATGTGTGCAGAACGATCTGCTGCTGATCCTCGATAGCGCGATGGAACGGCTGCTCTTCGATGGACGCACGGTCATCCATCCCGCCGGCCTGCCCGGCATGGCCGAGCGTACGGTCACGGTCGGCGCCGCGTCGAAAGAGCTGCGCATGATTGGCTGGCGGGTCGGCTGGATCGTCGCGCCGGAATGGCTGATTCCCGATCTGGTGGCCGTGTCGCTCGCCAATGTCGTGGTGCCGGTCGGCATCGCTCAGGAGGCCGCGGCGGTTGCGCTCGAGCATTCCGCATCCGATCTGCCTGGCTACGTGAGCGAGCTCGAGAGGCGGCGGGATACCGTCGCCGCCGAACTGTCGGGACTCCCGTTCGGCATGCCGGCGGGCGGCTGGTCGATGCTGCTGCGCGTGTCCGATTTCGGTCTGACCGGATCGCAGATGTCGGAGCGATTGCTACGCCACGGCGTATGTGCAACGGCTATGACCGGATGGGGCGTCGCACACGGCGCGCAGTACGTGCGTTTCGTGTTCTCGAACGAACCGGTCGAGCGGTTACGCACGCTCGGGAGCAAGGTGCGCTTCGCACTGGAGGACGCATGACGCCCGCCCACGAGAAAGCGGCGTAGCGCGCCGGGCGTCCCTGGCTGGAGGTAGCCGGAATTCCGCGTGCGACGATCGAGCGAACTCACACGTGATCAATCCACGTGGCGTGATGCCTCCGGCGCCGGGCCGGAGCGATGTCCCGGCCCGGCATGTCATGTCGGGCGAACGCCCTACCGCCCCGCCGGCGGCCGCAGAATATCGCGCGGAATCGACGCGATCAGCACGCAACTGATCAGCAGACAAGCGCCCAGCGCATAGGTCCCGTTGTTGATGTCGCCGGTCATCTGCTTGGCGACGCCGGTGATCATCGAGCCCGTGAAGCCGGACAGGTTGCCCACCGAGTTGATCAGCGCGATGCCGGCGGCCGCGGCCGTGCCGGACAGGATCTGCCCCGGGAAGGTCCAGTAGATCGGCATCAGCGCGAGAATGCCGCACGTGGCGATGGTCAGGAATACGATCGACAGCGCGACGTTCCGCGCAAACGCCGCGCTCAGGATCAGGAATACGCCGCCGATCAGCGCGGGAATCGCCGCATGCAGGCGGCGTTCGCCGGTCTTGCGCGAGTGCGACGCGTTCCACACCATCGCAAAGATCGCCGTCAGGTACGGAATGGCCGTCAGCACGCCGATGTGCAGCGGACTGTGCACGCCCGACGCGCGGATGATCGACGGCAGCCAGAAGGCCAGCCCGTAGAAACCGGTATTGAACGTCAGCAGGATGAAGGTGAGCAGCCACACGCGCGGGCTGCGCAGCGCGGCGCCGATGCTGTGCGACTTGTGCGCGGCCTCGGATTCGAGGTTGCGCGACAGTACCGCCTTCTCGTCGGCGGACAGCCACTTCGCCGACTGCGGGCCGTCGCCGAGGCAGGCCAGCACGACGAACGCCACCACGATCGACGGCAGCCCTTCGAGCAGCAGCATCCATTGCCAGCCGCTCATGCCCGACAGGCCGTGCGTCTGCTCCATCAGCCAGCCGGACACCACGCTGCCTAGCGTCAGGCTCAGCGGGATCGCGACCAGGAAGCCCGACATCGCCACGCTCTGGCGGCGCGCCGGGAACCAGTAGTTCATATAAAGGATGACGCCCGGGAAAAAACCCGCTTCGCACAGCCCCAGCAGGAAGCGCAGCGTGTAGAACATCGTGGTCGTCTGCACGTGGAAGAACTGCGCGAGCGGCACGATGAACGCCATCGACGACGACACGATGCCCCACGTAATCATGATTCGCGCGATCCAGAAGCGTGCGCCGTAGCGGTGCAGCAGCAGGTTGCTGGGCATCTCGAACAGGAAATAGCCCCAGAAGAAGATGCTGGCGCCGAGCGCATAGACGCCGTCGCTCAGGTTCAGGTCGTCCAGCATCTGCAGCTTCGCGAAGCCCACGTTGACGCGGTCCAGGTAAGCCACGACGTAGCAGAGCAGGAGCAACGGCAGGATGCGCCGCATGACCTTGCGGTAAAGGGCGTCTTCGGACGAGTCGGCCGCGGCCGGTGCGGCAGCGGCCTGCGTAATGGATGGCATCGGTCTGTCTCCTGTTCGTGTAGGTCTTCTTCGTACCGGCGAGTGCGCTTGACGCATCGATGTTACCGATAACATCCGGTGGCAAAAAAAAGCCGACGAGGCGACGGGAGCGATCGGCAAGTTGATACCGGTAACAAAACTGAAGGTAGCACGCTGCGATACGCGCGTACAAGTGCCGCCGAACGCGTGGTTTCCCTAGTACGGACCTCACCGCGACGAGCACGCCGCGGCCGGCCTGCACGGTACGCCGCCCCGGTATGATGTAGCCTTTCCGGCTTTCTCCCGATCGCGATTC of Burkholderia sp. NRF60-BP8 contains these proteins:
- a CDS encoding 2-hydroxyacid dehydrogenase, whose protein sequence is MSFLYKADPVRGAQWAARFAQQAPDLPFRIWPDLGDAEAVRYLAAWQPPDDPVALLPNLEVVFSVGAGIDQFDLSRVPAHIPVVRMIEPGIVEGMVEYVTQAVLTIHRDLFDYAAQQRDQVWREHPVRAAASRRVGVLGLGTLGQAVLDTLRRFGFPCAGWSRTPRTLDGVDCHAGDAALDAFLARTDILICLLPLTDGTRGLLGARVFDALPAGASLVQVGRGPQLDSAALLAALASGRLDSAILDVTDPEPLPAGHPFWTHPRIRITPHIASATRPDTAVDAVLANLARHRAGQPMIGVVDRARGY
- a CDS encoding aspartate aminotransferase family protein, which gives rise to MNQAALIEADRQHLIHPVVNYRAHEARGVTVLESADGVFLRDAAGHTLLDAFSGLWCVNVGYGRDSIVKAAADQMAKLPYATGYFHFGSQPAIELAERLAALAPPSLNRVYFTLGGSDAIDSAVRFITHYFNATGRPSKKQMIALERGYHGSSSIGAGLTALPAFHRHFDLPRADQHHIPSPYPYRHPLGDDPQALIAASVAALEAKVAELGADNVAAFFCEPVQGSGGVIVPPAGWLKAMRDACRRLGILFVADEVITGFGRTGPLFACEAEQVDPDLMTVAKGLTAGYAPMGAVLMSDEIYEGIAGERADTPVVGHGHTYSAHPVSAAIGLEVLKLYHEGGLLANGQAMAPRFAAGLDALRAHPLVGDARSVGLLGALELVTDKARKTRFDAALNVPDKIAAAAYANGVVFRAFGDGVLGFAPALSFTAGEFDLLFERVRKTLDDVLADAGVQRALDAAHALPA
- a CDS encoding Lrp/AsnC family transcriptional regulator, which encodes MTDSKLDRIDLRILSQLQKRGRMTNVELADAVGLSPSPCLIRVKRLEKAGYIGGYGAHIQLEKLGDVQVVFTEVTLADHRREDFDRFVAAIRNVDEIVECHLASGGYDYLLKFITRSVSHYQTIVEGLLEQNIGIEKYFSYVIIKSPFVKRHYPLESLFGERH
- a CDS encoding NAD-dependent succinate-semialdehyde dehydrogenase, translated to MPLTLSRTELVRTANLIDGAWRDALDGRRFAVTDPATLETVAHAPDSGAADARAATDAAARALPAWRATPARERAAILRAWHAAIVAHTDDLAKLISREQGKPLAEARGEVAYGASYVLWFAEEATRTYGDLIPQQQRGKRLSAVKEPIGVVAAITPWNFPLAMIARKIAPALAAGCTVVAKPAEDTPLTALALAFLAQEAGVPPGVLNLIAASRERGIDAAADWLADARVRKITFTGSTSVGKLLARESAATLKKLSLELGGNAPFIVFDDAELDAAVDGLMAAKFRNGGQTCVSPNRVYVQAGVYDAFAAKLAARVAALKVAPATDPAAQIGPMINARAVDKIARHVGDAVERGARVLTGGQRLSELGPNYYTPTVLADATADMQLTCEETFGPVAALFRFESEDEAVDAANDTPFGLAAYFYTQDVRRIARVSARLETGIVGINEGALASEAAPFGGVKESGYGREGSRYGLDDYLSIKYLCQGGLD
- a CDS encoding DUF4396 domain-containing protein, with amino-acid sequence MIYGTFPPWLHTLSVTWIILGAVCAVAIVVDEVRHPQKMWIMNVVWPLTALFGTVLWFAAYYVWGRNITDAGHDADEQPFVAMVMKGTSHCGAGCTLGDIIVEWSAFAFPSLAVWFGWHTVFNEKTFAVWIPDFIAAFLFGIVFQYFTIKPMRGLSVGAGLIAAVRADIASITAWQVGMYGLMAIIQFLWFKPVYGGIAKVASPEFWFAMQLAMLAGFATSYPVNWWLINSGMKEKM
- a CDS encoding GntR family transcriptional regulator; the encoded protein is MVVGMKVEVKDDRSLADRIAAALADRIISGVIAPGEWLRQDHIAAEFGASHVPVREAFRRLEAQGLAVVEPRRGVRAAPLEPADVLEMAKMRAAFEALALREAMPALDARALEELDAILDQEAAAHGIAVLGTLNLRFHRALTARCGMPRLIAAIGDMHRASARHLYATWQQLDWQDRSNDEHRDIVRAIRDGDVDAACAALSAHILAAGDALAQALCRR
- a CDS encoding pyridoxal phosphate-dependent aminotransferase — its product is MRHHRPVRLQHIAGIGVDRMGSIADRADVDLLRLENLDTDIPPTSEALAFTRDAIQRDSANSYLPFVGQDRLRASAAAHVSALSGQRFTADQVVVSAGGLSGILNTLLATVETGDEVIVTDPTYAGLLNRVRLAGGVPRQVPFAFTPGGEWKLDRAALRAAIGPKTRAMLLMSPSMPSGGVFDASDWQLIASLCVQNDLLLILDSAMERLLFDGRTVIHPAGLPGMAERTVTVGAASKELRMIGWRVGWIVAPEWLIPDLVAVSLANVVVPVGIAQEAAAVALEHSASDLPGYVSELERRRDTVAAELSGLPFGMPAGGWSMLLRVSDFGLTGSQMSERLLRHGVCATAMTGWGVAHGAQYVRFVFSNEPVERLRTLGSKVRFALEDA
- a CDS encoding MFS transporter, which produces MPSITQAAAAPAAADSSEDALYRKVMRRILPLLLLCYVVAYLDRVNVGFAKLQMLDDLNLSDGVYALGASIFFWGYFLFEMPSNLLLHRYGARFWIARIMITWGIVSSSMAFIVPLAQFFHVQTTTMFYTLRFLLGLCEAGFFPGVILYMNYWFPARRQSVAMSGFLVAIPLSLTLGSVVSGWLMEQTHGLSGMSGWQWMLLLEGLPSIVVAFVVLACLGDGPQSAKWLSADEKAVLSRNLESEAAHKSHSIGAALRSPRVWLLTFILLTFNTGFYGLAFWLPSIIRASGVHSPLHIGVLTAIPYLTAIFAMVWNASHSRKTGERRLHAAIPALIGGVFLILSAAFARNVALSIVFLTIATCGILALMPIYWTFPGQILSGTAAAAGIALINSVGNLSGFTGSMITGVAKQMTGDINNGTYALGACLLISCVLIASIPRDILRPPAGR